The following are encoded together in the Equus quagga isolate Etosha38 chromosome 1, UCLA_HA_Equagga_1.0, whole genome shotgun sequence genome:
- the SLC26A6 gene encoding solute carrier family 26 member 6 isoform X2, whose amino-acid sequence MEPSEASGQRDTQALLSTTQEMELRRRDYQVERPLLNQKQLEELGRWSSVTGTHQWRTWLQCSHARARALLLQYLPVLAWLPRYPVRDWLLGDLLSGLSVAIMQLPQGLAYALLAGLPPVFGLYSSFYPVFIYFLFGTSRHISVGTFAVMSVMVGSVTESLAPDEDFLQDLNSTVNETARDAARVQLASALSVLVGLFQVGLGLVHFGFVVTYLSEPLVRGYTTAASVQVFISQLKYVFGLQLSSRSGPLSIIYTLLEVCWKLPQSVVGTMVTALVAGVVLVVLKLLNDKLQRHLPLPIPRELLTLIGATGISYGVGLKHRFGVDVVGDIPAGLIPPVAPNSQLFAKLVGNAFAIAVVGFAIAISLGKIFALRHGYRVDSNQELVALGLSNLIGGVFQCFPVSCSMSRSLVQESTGGNTQVAGAVSSLFILIIIVKLGELFQDLPKAVLAAAIIVNLKGMLMQFTDICSLWKANRMDLLIWLVTFVATILLNLDLGLAAAVAFSLLLVVFRTQLPHYSILGQVPDTDIYRDVAEYSEAREVPGVKVFRSSATVYFANAELYSDTLKQKCGVDVDRLISRKKKLLKKKELKLKRLLKEEKLQRQAGPLEPAAASKGTSVSINANTSIRDIESNNMEGSKAKVSAGKELEDTAASGQEDAKAPDGSTLKALGLPQPDFHSLVLDLGALSFVDTVCLKSLKNIFRDFREIEVEVYMAACHTPVVTQLEAGHFFDASITKQHLFASVHDAVVFALQHPRSGPVSPVSVTQL is encoded by the exons ACAGAGGGATACACAAGCACTGCTGTCCACAACACAAGAAATGGAGCTGAGGAGGCGAGACTACCAGGTGGAGCGGCCACTGCTGAACCAGAAacagctggaggagctggggcgCTGGAGCTCAGTGACTGGGACCCACCAGTGGCGAACCTGGTTGCA GTGCTCCCATGCTCGGGCCCGAGCACTTCTGCTCCAATACCTCCCTGTTTTGGCTTGGCTACCCCGGTATCCTGTGCGTGACTGGCTCCTGGGTGACCTGTTGTCTGGCCTAAGTGTGGCCATTATGCAGCTACCACAGG GCCTAGCCTATGCCCTCCTGGCTGGACTGCCCCCCGTGTTTGGCCTCTACAGCTCCTTCTACCCTGTCTTTATCTACTTCCTGTTTGGCACTTCCCGGCACATCTCTGTGG GCACTTTTGCTGTCATGTCTGTGATGGTGGGCAGTGTGACAGAATCCCTGGCCCCAGATGAGGACTTCCTTCAGGACTTGAACTCCACAGTCAATGAGACGGCCAGAGATGCTGCCCGGGTGCAGCTGGCCTCCGCACTCAGTGTCCTAGTTGGCCTTTTCCAG GTGGGGCTTGGCCTGGTCCACTTCGGCTTCGTGGTCACCTACCTGTCAGAACCTCTGGTCCGTGGCTATACCACAGCTGCATCTGTGCAGGTTTTCATCTCGCAGCTCAAGTATGTGTTTGGCCTCCAATTGAGCAGCCGCTCTGGGCCACTGTCCATCATCTAT ACACTGCTAGAAGTCTGCTGGAAGCTGCCCCAGAGCGTGGTTGGCACCATGGTCACCGCACTTGTGGCAGGGGTAGTGCTTGTGGTGCTGAAGCTACTGAATGACAAGCTGCAGCGACATCTGCCCCTGCCGATCCCCAGGGAACTGCTCACG ctcatCGGGGCCACAGGCATCTCCTACGGCGTGGGCCTGAAGCACAGATTTGGAGTGGATGTCGTGGGTGACATCCCTGCAGG GCTGATACCCCCAGTGGCCCCCAACTCCCAGCTGTTCGCAAAACTTGTGGGAAATGCCTTCGCCATCGCTGTGGTTGGGTTCGCCATTGCCATCTCGCTGGGGAAGATCTTCGCACTGAGGCATGGCTACAGGGTGGACAGCAACCAG GAGCTGGTGGCCCTTGGCCTCAGTAACCTTATTGGGGGCGTCTTCCAGTGCTTCCCTGTGAGTTGCTCTATGTCTCGGAGCCTGGTACAAGAGAGCACAGGGGGCAACACACAG GTAGCTGGAGCTGTCTCCTCCCTCTTCATCCTCATTATCATTGTCAAACTTGGGGAACTCTTCCAAGACCTGCCTAAG GCAGTCCTGGCAGCCGCCATTATCGTGAACTTGAAGGGCATGTTGATGCAGTTCACAGACATATGCTCCCTCTGGAAGGCAAATCGAATGGATCTG CTCATCTGGCTGGTGACCTTTGTGGCCACCATCCTGCTGAACCTGGACCTTGGCCTAGCAGCTGCGGTGGCCTTCTCCCTGCTGCTTGTGGTGTTCCGTACGCAGCT GCCTCACTATTCTATCCTGGGGCAGGTGCCAGACACGGACATTTACAGAGATGTGGCAGAGTACTCAGAG GCCAGGGAGGTCCCAGGCGTGAAGGTCTTCCGCTCCTCAGCCACTGTGTACTTTGCCAACGCTGAACTCTACAGTGACACGTTGAAGCAGAAG TGTGGTGTAGACGTCGACCGCCTCATCTCCCGGAAGAAGAAGCTGCTCAAGAAGAAGGAGCTAAAGCTGAAGCGACTGCTGAAGGAGGAGAAGCTCCAGAGACAGGCAGGGCCCCTTGAGCCG GCTGCTGCCTCCAAGGGCACTTCCGTTTCCATCAATGCCAACACCAGCATCAGAGACATCGAGAGCAACAACATGGAGGGCTCCAAGGCCAAG GTGAGCGCAGGGAAGGAACTAGAGGATACAGCAGCCAGCGGTCAAGAAGATGCCAAGGCCCCAGATGGGTCCACACTGAAGGCCCTGGGCCTGCCTCAGCCGGATTTCCACAGCCTTGTCCTGGACCTGGGTGCCCTCTCCTTCGTGGACACTGTGTGCCTCAAGAGCCTGAAGAAT ATTTTCCGTGACTTCCGGGAGATCGAGGTGGAGGTGTACATGGCCGCCTGCCACA cccctgtggtcacacagcttgAGGCTGGGCACTTCTTCGATGCATCTATCACTAAGCAGCATCTCTTTGCCTCTGTCCACGATGCTGTCGTCTTTGCCCTCCAACACCCAAGGTCTGGTCCCGTCAGCCCTGTTTCG GTTACCCAACTCTGA
- the SLC26A6 gene encoding solute carrier family 26 member 6 isoform X1 translates to MEPSEASGQRDTQALLSTTQEMELRRRDYQVERPLLNQKQLEELGRWSSVTGTHQWRTWLQCSHARARALLLQYLPVLAWLPRYPVRDWLLGDLLSGLSVAIMQLPQGLAYALLAGLPPVFGLYSSFYPVFIYFLFGTSRHISVGTFAVMSVMVGSVTESLAPDEDFLQDLNSTVNETARDAARVQLASALSVLVGLFQVGLGLVHFGFVVTYLSEPLVRGYTTAASVQVFISQLKYVFGLQLSSRSGPLSIIYTLLEVCWKLPQSVVGTMVTALVAGVVLVVLKLLNDKLQRHLPLPIPRELLTLIGATGISYGVGLKHRFGVDVVGDIPAGLIPPVAPNSQLFAKLVGNAFAIAVVGFAIAISLGKIFALRHGYRVDSNQELVALGLSNLIGGVFQCFPVSCSMSRSLVQESTGGNTQVAGAVSSLFILIIIVKLGELFQDLPKAVLAAAIIVNLKGMLMQFTDICSLWKANRMDLLIWLVTFVATILLNLDLGLAAAVAFSLLLVVFRTQLPHYSILGQVPDTDIYRDVAEYSEAREVPGVKVFRSSATVYFANAELYSDTLKQKCGVDVDRLISRKKKLLKKKELKLKRLLKEEKLQRQAGPLEPAAASKGTSVSINANTSIRDIESNNMEGSKAKQVSAGKELEDTAASGQEDAKAPDGSTLKALGLPQPDFHSLVLDLGALSFVDTVCLKSLKNIFRDFREIEVEVYMAACHTPVVTQLEAGHFFDASITKQHLFASVHDAVVFALQHPRSGPVSPVSVTQL, encoded by the exons ACAGAGGGATACACAAGCACTGCTGTCCACAACACAAGAAATGGAGCTGAGGAGGCGAGACTACCAGGTGGAGCGGCCACTGCTGAACCAGAAacagctggaggagctggggcgCTGGAGCTCAGTGACTGGGACCCACCAGTGGCGAACCTGGTTGCA GTGCTCCCATGCTCGGGCCCGAGCACTTCTGCTCCAATACCTCCCTGTTTTGGCTTGGCTACCCCGGTATCCTGTGCGTGACTGGCTCCTGGGTGACCTGTTGTCTGGCCTAAGTGTGGCCATTATGCAGCTACCACAGG GCCTAGCCTATGCCCTCCTGGCTGGACTGCCCCCCGTGTTTGGCCTCTACAGCTCCTTCTACCCTGTCTTTATCTACTTCCTGTTTGGCACTTCCCGGCACATCTCTGTGG GCACTTTTGCTGTCATGTCTGTGATGGTGGGCAGTGTGACAGAATCCCTGGCCCCAGATGAGGACTTCCTTCAGGACTTGAACTCCACAGTCAATGAGACGGCCAGAGATGCTGCCCGGGTGCAGCTGGCCTCCGCACTCAGTGTCCTAGTTGGCCTTTTCCAG GTGGGGCTTGGCCTGGTCCACTTCGGCTTCGTGGTCACCTACCTGTCAGAACCTCTGGTCCGTGGCTATACCACAGCTGCATCTGTGCAGGTTTTCATCTCGCAGCTCAAGTATGTGTTTGGCCTCCAATTGAGCAGCCGCTCTGGGCCACTGTCCATCATCTAT ACACTGCTAGAAGTCTGCTGGAAGCTGCCCCAGAGCGTGGTTGGCACCATGGTCACCGCACTTGTGGCAGGGGTAGTGCTTGTGGTGCTGAAGCTACTGAATGACAAGCTGCAGCGACATCTGCCCCTGCCGATCCCCAGGGAACTGCTCACG ctcatCGGGGCCACAGGCATCTCCTACGGCGTGGGCCTGAAGCACAGATTTGGAGTGGATGTCGTGGGTGACATCCCTGCAGG GCTGATACCCCCAGTGGCCCCCAACTCCCAGCTGTTCGCAAAACTTGTGGGAAATGCCTTCGCCATCGCTGTGGTTGGGTTCGCCATTGCCATCTCGCTGGGGAAGATCTTCGCACTGAGGCATGGCTACAGGGTGGACAGCAACCAG GAGCTGGTGGCCCTTGGCCTCAGTAACCTTATTGGGGGCGTCTTCCAGTGCTTCCCTGTGAGTTGCTCTATGTCTCGGAGCCTGGTACAAGAGAGCACAGGGGGCAACACACAG GTAGCTGGAGCTGTCTCCTCCCTCTTCATCCTCATTATCATTGTCAAACTTGGGGAACTCTTCCAAGACCTGCCTAAG GCAGTCCTGGCAGCCGCCATTATCGTGAACTTGAAGGGCATGTTGATGCAGTTCACAGACATATGCTCCCTCTGGAAGGCAAATCGAATGGATCTG CTCATCTGGCTGGTGACCTTTGTGGCCACCATCCTGCTGAACCTGGACCTTGGCCTAGCAGCTGCGGTGGCCTTCTCCCTGCTGCTTGTGGTGTTCCGTACGCAGCT GCCTCACTATTCTATCCTGGGGCAGGTGCCAGACACGGACATTTACAGAGATGTGGCAGAGTACTCAGAG GCCAGGGAGGTCCCAGGCGTGAAGGTCTTCCGCTCCTCAGCCACTGTGTACTTTGCCAACGCTGAACTCTACAGTGACACGTTGAAGCAGAAG TGTGGTGTAGACGTCGACCGCCTCATCTCCCGGAAGAAGAAGCTGCTCAAGAAGAAGGAGCTAAAGCTGAAGCGACTGCTGAAGGAGGAGAAGCTCCAGAGACAGGCAGGGCCCCTTGAGCCG GCTGCTGCCTCCAAGGGCACTTCCGTTTCCATCAATGCCAACACCAGCATCAGAGACATCGAGAGCAACAACATGGAGGGCTCCAAGGCCAAG CAGGTGAGCGCAGGGAAGGAACTAGAGGATACAGCAGCCAGCGGTCAAGAAGATGCCAAGGCCCCAGATGGGTCCACACTGAAGGCCCTGGGCCTGCCTCAGCCGGATTTCCACAGCCTTGTCCTGGACCTGGGTGCCCTCTCCTTCGTGGACACTGTGTGCCTCAAGAGCCTGAAGAAT ATTTTCCGTGACTTCCGGGAGATCGAGGTGGAGGTGTACATGGCCGCCTGCCACA cccctgtggtcacacagcttgAGGCTGGGCACTTCTTCGATGCATCTATCACTAAGCAGCATCTCTTTGCCTCTGTCCACGATGCTGTCGTCTTTGCCCTCCAACACCCAAGGTCTGGTCCCGTCAGCCCTGTTTCG GTTACCCAACTCTGA
- the SLC26A6 gene encoding solute carrier family 26 member 6 isoform X3, protein MEPSEASGQRDTQALLSTTQEMELRRRDYQVERPLLNQKQLEELGRWSSVTGTHQWRTWLQCSHARARALLLQYLPVLAWLPRYPVRDWLLGDLLSGLSVAIMQLPQGLAYALLAGLPPVFGLYSSFYPVFIYFLFGTSRHISVGTFAVMSVMVGSVTESLAPDEDFLQDLNSTVNETARDAARVQLASALSVLVGLFQVGLGLVHFGFVVTYLSEPLVRGYTTAASVQVFISQLKYVFGLQLSSRSGPLSIIYTLLEVCWKLPQSVVGTMVTALVAGVVLVVLKLLNDKLQRHLPLPIPRELLTLIGATGISYGVGLKHRFGVDVVGDIPAGLIPPVAPNSQLFAKLVGNAFAIAVVGFAIAISLGKIFALRHGYRVDSNQELVALGLSNLIGGVFQCFPVSCSMSRSLVQESTGGNTQVAGAVSSLFILIIIVKLGELFQDLPKAVLAAAIIVNLKGMLMQFTDICSLWKANRMDLLIWLVTFVATILLNLDLGLAAAVAFSLLLVVFRTQLPHYSILGQVPDTDIYRDVAEYSEAREVPGVKVFRSSATVYFANAELYSDTLKQKCGVDVDRLISRKKKLLKKKELKLKRLLKEEKLQRQAAASKGTSVSINANTSIRDIESNNMEGSKAKQVSAGKELEDTAASGQEDAKAPDGSTLKALGLPQPDFHSLVLDLGALSFVDTVCLKSLKNIFRDFREIEVEVYMAACHTPVVTQLEAGHFFDASITKQHLFASVHDAVVFALQHPRSGPVSPVSVTQL, encoded by the exons ACAGAGGGATACACAAGCACTGCTGTCCACAACACAAGAAATGGAGCTGAGGAGGCGAGACTACCAGGTGGAGCGGCCACTGCTGAACCAGAAacagctggaggagctggggcgCTGGAGCTCAGTGACTGGGACCCACCAGTGGCGAACCTGGTTGCA GTGCTCCCATGCTCGGGCCCGAGCACTTCTGCTCCAATACCTCCCTGTTTTGGCTTGGCTACCCCGGTATCCTGTGCGTGACTGGCTCCTGGGTGACCTGTTGTCTGGCCTAAGTGTGGCCATTATGCAGCTACCACAGG GCCTAGCCTATGCCCTCCTGGCTGGACTGCCCCCCGTGTTTGGCCTCTACAGCTCCTTCTACCCTGTCTTTATCTACTTCCTGTTTGGCACTTCCCGGCACATCTCTGTGG GCACTTTTGCTGTCATGTCTGTGATGGTGGGCAGTGTGACAGAATCCCTGGCCCCAGATGAGGACTTCCTTCAGGACTTGAACTCCACAGTCAATGAGACGGCCAGAGATGCTGCCCGGGTGCAGCTGGCCTCCGCACTCAGTGTCCTAGTTGGCCTTTTCCAG GTGGGGCTTGGCCTGGTCCACTTCGGCTTCGTGGTCACCTACCTGTCAGAACCTCTGGTCCGTGGCTATACCACAGCTGCATCTGTGCAGGTTTTCATCTCGCAGCTCAAGTATGTGTTTGGCCTCCAATTGAGCAGCCGCTCTGGGCCACTGTCCATCATCTAT ACACTGCTAGAAGTCTGCTGGAAGCTGCCCCAGAGCGTGGTTGGCACCATGGTCACCGCACTTGTGGCAGGGGTAGTGCTTGTGGTGCTGAAGCTACTGAATGACAAGCTGCAGCGACATCTGCCCCTGCCGATCCCCAGGGAACTGCTCACG ctcatCGGGGCCACAGGCATCTCCTACGGCGTGGGCCTGAAGCACAGATTTGGAGTGGATGTCGTGGGTGACATCCCTGCAGG GCTGATACCCCCAGTGGCCCCCAACTCCCAGCTGTTCGCAAAACTTGTGGGAAATGCCTTCGCCATCGCTGTGGTTGGGTTCGCCATTGCCATCTCGCTGGGGAAGATCTTCGCACTGAGGCATGGCTACAGGGTGGACAGCAACCAG GAGCTGGTGGCCCTTGGCCTCAGTAACCTTATTGGGGGCGTCTTCCAGTGCTTCCCTGTGAGTTGCTCTATGTCTCGGAGCCTGGTACAAGAGAGCACAGGGGGCAACACACAG GTAGCTGGAGCTGTCTCCTCCCTCTTCATCCTCATTATCATTGTCAAACTTGGGGAACTCTTCCAAGACCTGCCTAAG GCAGTCCTGGCAGCCGCCATTATCGTGAACTTGAAGGGCATGTTGATGCAGTTCACAGACATATGCTCCCTCTGGAAGGCAAATCGAATGGATCTG CTCATCTGGCTGGTGACCTTTGTGGCCACCATCCTGCTGAACCTGGACCTTGGCCTAGCAGCTGCGGTGGCCTTCTCCCTGCTGCTTGTGGTGTTCCGTACGCAGCT GCCTCACTATTCTATCCTGGGGCAGGTGCCAGACACGGACATTTACAGAGATGTGGCAGAGTACTCAGAG GCCAGGGAGGTCCCAGGCGTGAAGGTCTTCCGCTCCTCAGCCACTGTGTACTTTGCCAACGCTGAACTCTACAGTGACACGTTGAAGCAGAAG TGTGGTGTAGACGTCGACCGCCTCATCTCCCGGAAGAAGAAGCTGCTCAAGAAGAAGGAGCTAAAGCTGAAGCGACTGCTGAAGGAGGAGAAGCTCCAGAGACAG GCTGCTGCCTCCAAGGGCACTTCCGTTTCCATCAATGCCAACACCAGCATCAGAGACATCGAGAGCAACAACATGGAGGGCTCCAAGGCCAAG CAGGTGAGCGCAGGGAAGGAACTAGAGGATACAGCAGCCAGCGGTCAAGAAGATGCCAAGGCCCCAGATGGGTCCACACTGAAGGCCCTGGGCCTGCCTCAGCCGGATTTCCACAGCCTTGTCCTGGACCTGGGTGCCCTCTCCTTCGTGGACACTGTGTGCCTCAAGAGCCTGAAGAAT ATTTTCCGTGACTTCCGGGAGATCGAGGTGGAGGTGTACATGGCCGCCTGCCACA cccctgtggtcacacagcttgAGGCTGGGCACTTCTTCGATGCATCTATCACTAAGCAGCATCTCTTTGCCTCTGTCCACGATGCTGTCGTCTTTGCCCTCCAACACCCAAGGTCTGGTCCCGTCAGCCCTGTTTCG GTTACCCAACTCTGA
- the SLC26A6 gene encoding solute carrier family 26 member 6 isoform X7, with amino-acid sequence MEPSEASGQRDTQALLSTTQEMELRRRDYQVERPLLNQKQLEELGRWSSVTGTHQWRTWLQCSHARARALLLQYLPVLAWLPRYPVRDWLLGDLLSGLSVAIMQLPQGLAYALLAGLPPVFGLYSSFYPVFIYFLFGTSRHISVGTFAVMSVMVGSVTESLAPDEDFLQDLNSTVNETARDAARVQLASALSVLVGLFQVGLGLVHFGFVVTYLSEPLVRGYTTAASVQVFISQLKYVFGLQLSSRSGPLSIIYTLLEVCWKLPQSVVGTMVTALVAGVVLVVLKLLNDKLQRHLPLPIPRELLTLIGATGISYGVGLKHRFGVDVVGDIPAGLIPPVAPNSQLFAKLVGNAFAIAVVGFAIAISLGKIFALRHGYRVDSNQELVALGLSNLIGGVFQCFPVSCSMSRSLVQESTGGNTQVAGAVSSLFILIIIVKLGELFQDLPKAVLAAAIIVNLKGMLMQFTDICSLWKANRMDLLIWLVTFVATILLNLDLGLAAAVAFSLLLVVFRTQLPHYSILGQVPDTDIYRDVAEYSEAREVPGVKVFRSSATVYFANAELYSDTLKQKCGVDVDRLISRKKKLLKKKELKLKRLLKEEKLQRQAGPLEPAAASKGTSVSINANTSIRDIESNNMEGSKAKCVWLHSR; translated from the exons ACAGAGGGATACACAAGCACTGCTGTCCACAACACAAGAAATGGAGCTGAGGAGGCGAGACTACCAGGTGGAGCGGCCACTGCTGAACCAGAAacagctggaggagctggggcgCTGGAGCTCAGTGACTGGGACCCACCAGTGGCGAACCTGGTTGCA GTGCTCCCATGCTCGGGCCCGAGCACTTCTGCTCCAATACCTCCCTGTTTTGGCTTGGCTACCCCGGTATCCTGTGCGTGACTGGCTCCTGGGTGACCTGTTGTCTGGCCTAAGTGTGGCCATTATGCAGCTACCACAGG GCCTAGCCTATGCCCTCCTGGCTGGACTGCCCCCCGTGTTTGGCCTCTACAGCTCCTTCTACCCTGTCTTTATCTACTTCCTGTTTGGCACTTCCCGGCACATCTCTGTGG GCACTTTTGCTGTCATGTCTGTGATGGTGGGCAGTGTGACAGAATCCCTGGCCCCAGATGAGGACTTCCTTCAGGACTTGAACTCCACAGTCAATGAGACGGCCAGAGATGCTGCCCGGGTGCAGCTGGCCTCCGCACTCAGTGTCCTAGTTGGCCTTTTCCAG GTGGGGCTTGGCCTGGTCCACTTCGGCTTCGTGGTCACCTACCTGTCAGAACCTCTGGTCCGTGGCTATACCACAGCTGCATCTGTGCAGGTTTTCATCTCGCAGCTCAAGTATGTGTTTGGCCTCCAATTGAGCAGCCGCTCTGGGCCACTGTCCATCATCTAT ACACTGCTAGAAGTCTGCTGGAAGCTGCCCCAGAGCGTGGTTGGCACCATGGTCACCGCACTTGTGGCAGGGGTAGTGCTTGTGGTGCTGAAGCTACTGAATGACAAGCTGCAGCGACATCTGCCCCTGCCGATCCCCAGGGAACTGCTCACG ctcatCGGGGCCACAGGCATCTCCTACGGCGTGGGCCTGAAGCACAGATTTGGAGTGGATGTCGTGGGTGACATCCCTGCAGG GCTGATACCCCCAGTGGCCCCCAACTCCCAGCTGTTCGCAAAACTTGTGGGAAATGCCTTCGCCATCGCTGTGGTTGGGTTCGCCATTGCCATCTCGCTGGGGAAGATCTTCGCACTGAGGCATGGCTACAGGGTGGACAGCAACCAG GAGCTGGTGGCCCTTGGCCTCAGTAACCTTATTGGGGGCGTCTTCCAGTGCTTCCCTGTGAGTTGCTCTATGTCTCGGAGCCTGGTACAAGAGAGCACAGGGGGCAACACACAG GTAGCTGGAGCTGTCTCCTCCCTCTTCATCCTCATTATCATTGTCAAACTTGGGGAACTCTTCCAAGACCTGCCTAAG GCAGTCCTGGCAGCCGCCATTATCGTGAACTTGAAGGGCATGTTGATGCAGTTCACAGACATATGCTCCCTCTGGAAGGCAAATCGAATGGATCTG CTCATCTGGCTGGTGACCTTTGTGGCCACCATCCTGCTGAACCTGGACCTTGGCCTAGCAGCTGCGGTGGCCTTCTCCCTGCTGCTTGTGGTGTTCCGTACGCAGCT GCCTCACTATTCTATCCTGGGGCAGGTGCCAGACACGGACATTTACAGAGATGTGGCAGAGTACTCAGAG GCCAGGGAGGTCCCAGGCGTGAAGGTCTTCCGCTCCTCAGCCACTGTGTACTTTGCCAACGCTGAACTCTACAGTGACACGTTGAAGCAGAAG TGTGGTGTAGACGTCGACCGCCTCATCTCCCGGAAGAAGAAGCTGCTCAAGAAGAAGGAGCTAAAGCTGAAGCGACTGCTGAAGGAGGAGAAGCTCCAGAGACAGGCAGGGCCCCTTGAGCCG GCTGCTGCCTCCAAGGGCACTTCCGTTTCCATCAATGCCAACACCAGCATCAGAGACATCGAGAGCAACAACATGGAGGGCTCCAAGGCCAAG TGTGTCTGGCTCCATAGCAGGTGA
- the SLC26A6 gene encoding solute carrier family 26 member 6 isoform X8, which yields MEPSEASGQRDTQALLSTTQEMELRRRDYQVERPLLNQKQLEELGRWSSVTGTHQWRTWLQCSHARARALLLQYLPVLAWLPRYPVRDWLLGDLLSGLSVAIMQLPQGLAYALLAGLPPVFGLYSSFYPVFIYFLFGTSRHISVGTFAVMSVMVGSVTESLAPDEDFLQDLNSTVNETARDAARVQLASALSVLVGLFQVGLGLVHFGFVVTYLSEPLVRGYTTAASVQVFISQLKYVFGLQLSSRSGPLSIIYTLLEVCWKLPQSVVGTMVTALVAGVVLVVLKLLNDKLQRHLPLPIPRELLTLIGATGISYGVGLKHRFGVDVVGDIPAGLIPPVAPNSQLFAKLVGNAFAIAVVGFAIAISLGKIFALRHGYRVDSNQELVALGLSNLIGGVFQCFPVSCSMSRSLVQESTGGNTQVAGAVSSLFILIIIVKLGELFQDLPKAVLAAAIIVNLKGMLMQFTDICSLWKANRMDLLIWLVTFVATILLNLDLGLAAAVAFSLLLVVFRTQLPHYSILGQVPDTDIYRDVAEYSEAREVPGVKVFRSSATVYFANAELYSDTLKQKCGVDVDRLISRKKKLLKKKELKLKRLLKEEKLQRQAAASKGTSVSINANTSIRDIESNNMEGSKAKCVWLHSR from the exons ACAGAGGGATACACAAGCACTGCTGTCCACAACACAAGAAATGGAGCTGAGGAGGCGAGACTACCAGGTGGAGCGGCCACTGCTGAACCAGAAacagctggaggagctggggcgCTGGAGCTCAGTGACTGGGACCCACCAGTGGCGAACCTGGTTGCA GTGCTCCCATGCTCGGGCCCGAGCACTTCTGCTCCAATACCTCCCTGTTTTGGCTTGGCTACCCCGGTATCCTGTGCGTGACTGGCTCCTGGGTGACCTGTTGTCTGGCCTAAGTGTGGCCATTATGCAGCTACCACAGG GCCTAGCCTATGCCCTCCTGGCTGGACTGCCCCCCGTGTTTGGCCTCTACAGCTCCTTCTACCCTGTCTTTATCTACTTCCTGTTTGGCACTTCCCGGCACATCTCTGTGG GCACTTTTGCTGTCATGTCTGTGATGGTGGGCAGTGTGACAGAATCCCTGGCCCCAGATGAGGACTTCCTTCAGGACTTGAACTCCACAGTCAATGAGACGGCCAGAGATGCTGCCCGGGTGCAGCTGGCCTCCGCACTCAGTGTCCTAGTTGGCCTTTTCCAG GTGGGGCTTGGCCTGGTCCACTTCGGCTTCGTGGTCACCTACCTGTCAGAACCTCTGGTCCGTGGCTATACCACAGCTGCATCTGTGCAGGTTTTCATCTCGCAGCTCAAGTATGTGTTTGGCCTCCAATTGAGCAGCCGCTCTGGGCCACTGTCCATCATCTAT ACACTGCTAGAAGTCTGCTGGAAGCTGCCCCAGAGCGTGGTTGGCACCATGGTCACCGCACTTGTGGCAGGGGTAGTGCTTGTGGTGCTGAAGCTACTGAATGACAAGCTGCAGCGACATCTGCCCCTGCCGATCCCCAGGGAACTGCTCACG ctcatCGGGGCCACAGGCATCTCCTACGGCGTGGGCCTGAAGCACAGATTTGGAGTGGATGTCGTGGGTGACATCCCTGCAGG GCTGATACCCCCAGTGGCCCCCAACTCCCAGCTGTTCGCAAAACTTGTGGGAAATGCCTTCGCCATCGCTGTGGTTGGGTTCGCCATTGCCATCTCGCTGGGGAAGATCTTCGCACTGAGGCATGGCTACAGGGTGGACAGCAACCAG GAGCTGGTGGCCCTTGGCCTCAGTAACCTTATTGGGGGCGTCTTCCAGTGCTTCCCTGTGAGTTGCTCTATGTCTCGGAGCCTGGTACAAGAGAGCACAGGGGGCAACACACAG GTAGCTGGAGCTGTCTCCTCCCTCTTCATCCTCATTATCATTGTCAAACTTGGGGAACTCTTCCAAGACCTGCCTAAG GCAGTCCTGGCAGCCGCCATTATCGTGAACTTGAAGGGCATGTTGATGCAGTTCACAGACATATGCTCCCTCTGGAAGGCAAATCGAATGGATCTG CTCATCTGGCTGGTGACCTTTGTGGCCACCATCCTGCTGAACCTGGACCTTGGCCTAGCAGCTGCGGTGGCCTTCTCCCTGCTGCTTGTGGTGTTCCGTACGCAGCT GCCTCACTATTCTATCCTGGGGCAGGTGCCAGACACGGACATTTACAGAGATGTGGCAGAGTACTCAGAG GCCAGGGAGGTCCCAGGCGTGAAGGTCTTCCGCTCCTCAGCCACTGTGTACTTTGCCAACGCTGAACTCTACAGTGACACGTTGAAGCAGAAG TGTGGTGTAGACGTCGACCGCCTCATCTCCCGGAAGAAGAAGCTGCTCAAGAAGAAGGAGCTAAAGCTGAAGCGACTGCTGAAGGAGGAGAAGCTCCAGAGACAG GCTGCTGCCTCCAAGGGCACTTCCGTTTCCATCAATGCCAACACCAGCATCAGAGACATCGAGAGCAACAACATGGAGGGCTCCAAGGCCAAG TGTGTCTGGCTCCATAGCAGGTGA